A stretch of the Janthinobacterium sp. B9-8 genome encodes the following:
- a CDS encoding substrate-binding periplasmic protein yields MTKDGLILLSLLFSSPSFAEKLKICGVYWPPFTYSQQGQLNKGISIEIYQEAFKRLKIDFTADELPWPRCINNVKTGSYDAVIDNAALNPFISGHFLTSMYQLAIFVRKNMTQEVFSWEEMKGKKVGMVRGYDYTEQIKNFKGWQVDLAQDDETMLRKLKGQRYDYVLLDIFSAPLLADKVGVEIKMLRPLIGSTKLHLVFNKKKSETMKRFDKTIGEMIKDKTIDNIYRKYLPYSYSDVINMQIK; encoded by the coding sequence ATGACAAAAGATGGCCTTATTTTATTATCACTTCTTTTTTCTTCACCTTCTTTTGCCGAAAAATTAAAAATTTGCGGCGTCTACTGGCCCCCGTTTACCTATAGCCAGCAAGGCCAGCTCAACAAGGGCATTTCAATTGAAATTTATCAAGAAGCCTTCAAGCGACTCAAAATTGACTTTACTGCGGATGAATTGCCCTGGCCGCGCTGCATTAACAATGTAAAAACAGGCAGCTACGATGCGGTCATCGACAATGCCGCACTTAATCCCTTTATCAGCGGCCACTTTCTTACCAGCATGTACCAACTGGCTATTTTCGTTAGAAAGAACATGACTCAGGAGGTGTTTTCATGGGAAGAAATGAAGGGCAAAAAAGTAGGCATGGTACGAGGGTATGACTACACGGAGCAAATTAAAAACTTTAAAGGCTGGCAAGTTGATTTGGCACAGGATGATGAAACCATGCTCAGAAAACTAAAAGGGCAGCGTTACGATTATGTGCTGCTTGATATTTTCTCCGCCCCCTTATTAGCAGACAAAGTAGGTGTAGAAATAAAAATGCTGCGCCCTCTTATTGGCTCGACCAAGCTCCACCTAGTGTTTAATAAGAAAAAAAGCGAAACCATGAAACGATTCGATAAAACAATTGGAGAAATGATTAAAGACAAAACCATCGATAATATTTATAGAAAATATCTACCATATAGCTATAGCGATGTAATTAATATGCAAATAAAATAA
- a CDS encoding glycoside hydrolase family 9 protein, with translation MKILLNHLGFELAGQKVAIIDAPTDFAARHFSVYHAESRELAFAGEIKQSGSVDHWGEGKWHYWTADFTALDAEGEYFLVVDGINPPFTSHTFSIAKKLFSEQILSDIVHYIKGQRCTGLYDEADRSRLKWGSEERRDVHGGWYDASGDCSKYLSHLSFANFMNPQQTPQVVWNLLDGLAQLPPQSKWFNERIVDEALHGADYLLRMQDPAGYFYITVFDQWSKDENRRDICAYETQKGEKFANYQAAYRQGGGVAIAALARASVLQRDGEFSRAQYLQAAQRGFAHLEQYNLEYLDNGVENIIDDYCALLAACELLAVSGEGVYADAAARRVLNLLERQTADGWFKADTAGERSYFHASDAGLPYIALMRFVEVVPGSPLVGRIREVLRCAFKYEFKITFASVNNPFGYPRQFVKQAGDVGREQFFIPHDNGTGYWWQGENARLGSIAAASSRAQTLFAEESSLVTQLAKYEQAVLDWLLGANPFDACMLQGWGRNNPRYEVGFYNAPGGVCNGITSGLNDENDIDFKKSEIATMANSWRWTEQWMPHGAWLFLALSTRIGTN, from the coding sequence ATGAAAATATTATTGAATCACCTTGGTTTTGAATTGGCAGGGCAAAAAGTCGCCATTATTGATGCGCCCACTGATTTTGCAGCGCGCCATTTTAGTGTTTATCACGCAGAGAGCCGCGAGCTGGCTTTTGCGGGCGAGATCAAGCAAAGCGGTAGCGTAGATCATTGGGGCGAGGGCAAGTGGCATTACTGGACGGCTGATTTCACTGCTCTGGATGCTGAGGGCGAGTATTTTCTGGTAGTCGATGGTATCAACCCTCCTTTTACCTCGCACACTTTTAGCATTGCGAAAAAACTATTTTCTGAGCAAATCCTGTCGGATATCGTGCATTACATCAAAGGCCAGCGTTGCACCGGCCTATACGATGAAGCCGATCGCAGTCGCCTCAAATGGGGTAGTGAAGAGCGCCGCGATGTGCATGGCGGTTGGTATGATGCTTCGGGAGATTGCTCTAAATACCTGAGCCATTTGTCGTTTGCTAATTTTATGAATCCACAGCAAACGCCGCAAGTGGTGTGGAATTTGCTCGACGGCTTGGCGCAATTGCCGCCGCAATCCAAATGGTTTAATGAAAGAATCGTCGACGAAGCCTTGCACGGTGCTGATTACCTGCTGCGTATGCAAGATCCGGCGGGTTATTTTTATATCACTGTATTTGATCAATGGTCTAAAGACGAAAATCGCCGTGATATTTGCGCTTATGAAACGCAAAAAGGCGAGAAGTTTGCCAACTATCAAGCCGCCTATCGTCAGGGCGGCGGCGTAGCGATTGCCGCTTTGGCGCGCGCATCGGTTTTGCAGCGAGATGGCGAGTTTAGCCGCGCTCAATATCTGCAAGCAGCGCAGCGTGGTTTTGCCCATCTTGAGCAGTACAATCTTGAATACTTAGATAATGGCGTTGAAAATATTATCGACGATTACTGTGCCTTGCTAGCGGCTTGCGAGTTACTGGCAGTGAGTGGCGAAGGGGTTTATGCAGATGCCGCTGCACGGCGTGTTTTAAATCTGTTGGAACGACAAACGGCGGATGGTTGGTTTAAAGCCGATACCGCGGGCGAGCGTAGTTATTTTCATGCAAGCGACGCGGGCCTGCCTTATATCGCATTGATGCGCTTTGTTGAAGTTGTGCCAGGCTCACCTTTAGTTGGGCGAATTCGTGAAGTGCTGCGTTGTGCTTTTAAGTATGAATTCAAGATCACTTTTGCTAGCGTAAACAATCCCTTTGGCTATCCGCGCCAGTTTGTTAAACAAGCTGGCGACGTAGGACGCGAGCAGTTTTTTATTCCACATGACAATGGCACTGGCTATTGGTGGCAGGGCGAGAACGCTAGGCTAGGCTCGATTGCGGCAGCCAGCTCACGCGCACAAACGCTGTTTGCCGAAGAATCGTCCCTAGTCACACAATTGGCAAAATACGAGCAAGCCGTGCTAGATTGGCTGCTGGGTGCAAACCCATTTGATGCCTGCATGCTGCAAGGCTGGGGTCGCAATAACCCACGCTATGAAGTCGGCTTTTATAATGCGCCGGGTGGAGTGTGCAATGGCATTACGAGTGGCTTGAATGATGAGAACGATATCGACTTTAAAAAGTCTGAAATAGCCACGATGGCCAATAGCTGGCGCTGGACAGAGCAATGGATGCCACACGGTGCCTGGCTATTCTTGGCGCTCAGCACGAGAATTGGCACAAACTAA
- the uvrC gene encoding excinuclease ABC subunit UvrC: MPESTSPDDMQLQPLLEQVKNLPSQPGVYRFIGADGKVLYVGKAISLKKRVGSYFQKNDHSPRIRLMLAQVVGLETTVVRSEGEALVLENNLIKALSPRYNILFRDDKSYPYVVITGHASPRLAYYRGALDKRHQYFGPFPNGYVVKESIQLLQKVFKLRTCEDTVFANRSRPCLLHQIKRCSAPCVDLITADDYLADVNNAVRFLNGKASEVLGELEARMQAASEAWLFEEAAAIRDQISALSRIQDKQFVSSNSSEVDADIVVCVISSGMICVNLAMVRGGRHVGDKNLFPSHADGYDAPAALEAFLAQHYLDRNAPSVIFCQPEPENAAVLADLLSQQAEHKVVLNSNPNGERRVWLDMAIKNAELAILQRSSQTATQHARLGSLIEAMNWPDTVARIECFDISHTMGEATVASCVVYDRFDMQPKEYRRYNIEGITPGDDYAAMRQALIRRYGKIAAGEGIVPDVVLIDGGKGQLSMATEAMAEVGMSSPILLGVAKGETRKAGLEQLILNDRPAPILLKRDHPALHLIQQIRDEAHRFAITGHRARRAKARVTSSLEDVEGIGPKRRQKLLASFGGLQGVKAATLDELKQVEGINSALAEKIYAVLHA, from the coding sequence ATGCCCGAATCTACATCCCCTGACGATATGCAATTACAGCCACTGCTTGAGCAAGTAAAAAACTTGCCGAGCCAGCCGGGGGTGTACCGTTTTATCGGTGCAGATGGCAAGGTGCTCTATGTGGGCAAGGCCATTAGCCTTAAAAAACGCGTCGGCTCTTATTTTCAGAAAAATGACCATAGCCCGCGTATTCGTTTAATGTTGGCGCAGGTAGTGGGTCTCGAAACAACCGTTGTTCGCTCTGAGGGCGAAGCGCTGGTTTTAGAAAACAATCTGATTAAAGCATTAAGCCCGCGCTATAACATTTTGTTTCGCGATGATAAAAGCTATCCCTATGTAGTGATTACCGGGCATGCCTCGCCCAGATTGGCTTATTACCGTGGTGCATTAGATAAGCGCCATCAATACTTCGGCCCTTTTCCAAATGGCTATGTGGTCAAAGAAAGTATTCAACTGCTGCAAAAAGTTTTTAAGCTACGCACCTGCGAAGACACCGTATTTGCCAATCGCTCCCGCCCCTGCCTATTGCACCAAATCAAACGCTGCTCGGCCCCCTGTGTGGATTTAATTACTGCTGACGACTATCTCGCTGATGTAAATAACGCGGTGCGCTTTTTAAATGGCAAGGCCAGCGAAGTATTGGGCGAATTAGAAGCGCGCATGCAGGCAGCATCTGAAGCTTGGCTATTCGAAGAGGCCGCCGCTATCCGAGATCAGATCAGTGCGCTATCGCGGATTCAGGATAAGCAATTTGTCTCTAGCAATAGTAGCGAAGTGGATGCCGACATTGTGGTTTGCGTGATTAGCAGCGGTATGATTTGTGTGAATCTGGCCATGGTGCGTGGTGGTCGACATGTGGGGGATAAAAATCTATTTCCATCTCATGCCGATGGTTACGATGCGCCTGCCGCACTGGAGGCATTTTTAGCTCAGCATTATTTAGACCGCAATGCACCATCGGTGATTTTTTGCCAGCCAGAGCCTGAAAATGCAGCCGTGCTGGCCGATTTGCTAAGCCAGCAAGCCGAACATAAAGTGGTGCTCAATAGCAATCCCAATGGCGAACGACGGGTTTGGCTAGATATGGCAATTAAAAATGCCGAGTTGGCGATTTTGCAACGCAGCAGCCAAACTGCCACGCAACACGCGCGCCTAGGGTCTTTGATTGAGGCGATGAATTGGCCTGATACAGTGGCGCGGATCGAGTGTTTTGATATTTCGCACACCATGGGCGAGGCCACCGTTGCTTCTTGTGTGGTGTACGATCGTTTTGATATGCAGCCCAAAGAATACCGTCGCTACAATATTGAAGGCATTACGCCGGGTGATGATTATGCCGCGATGCGGCAAGCCTTGATTCGGCGCTACGGAAAAATTGCTGCGGGCGAGGGTATCGTGCCCGATGTGGTGTTGATTGATGGTGGCAAAGGCCAACTCTCGATGGCGACCGAAGCCATGGCCGAAGTCGGAATGAGTAGCCCTATTTTGCTAGGCGTGGCCAAGGGTGAAACACGCAAAGCAGGTTTGGAACAGTTGATTTTAAATGATAGGCCTGCGCCCATTTTGCTCAAGCGCGACCACCCCGCATTGCATCTCATCCAGCAAATTCGCGATGAAGCACACCGCTTTGCCATTACTGGCCACCGTGCACGGCGAGCAAAGGCGAGAGTGACTTCTTCATTAGAAGACGTGGAAGGAATCGGGCCTAAGCGTCGTCAAAAGTTGCTGGCGAGTTTTGGTGGTTTGCAGGGTGTAAAGGCGGCGACATTAGATGAGTTAAAACAAGTTGAGGGGATTAATTCTGCATTGGCAGAGAAAATCTACGCGGTTTTACATGCTTGA
- the rfaD gene encoding ADP-glyceromanno-heptose 6-epimerase translates to MAIVVTGAAGFIGSNIIKGLNARGETDIIAVDDLALPDQFKNLVDCQISHYADKEDFIADLSEGHYDGEITAIFHEGACSDTMEHNGKYMMDNNYQYTLALFDWCQAEEVQFLYASSAATYGNGDNGFIESPDCEAPLNVYGYSKLLFDQVLRQRMNEITAQVVGFRYFNVYGPREQHKGRMASVAFHHFNQYREHGKVKLFGEYGGYGNGGHTRDFISVEDVVKANLWFLDNPDVCGIYNLGTGKSQPFNDVALAVVNTCREHEGKLALTLEEMIAQGVLEYIDFPDSLKGKYQSFTEADTTLLRESGYDEDFLTVEEGVRRYVEVLLSK, encoded by the coding sequence ATGGCAATTGTAGTTACCGGAGCTGCCGGTTTTATCGGCTCAAATATTATTAAGGGCCTGAATGCGCGCGGCGAAACCGACATTATTGCGGTGGATGATTTAGCCTTACCAGATCAATTTAAAAATCTGGTTGATTGCCAGATTAGTCATTACGCGGATAAAGAAGATTTTATTGCCGATTTAAGCGAAGGCCATTATGACGGTGAAATTACCGCCATTTTCCACGAAGGCGCTTGTTCGGATACGATGGAACATAACGGCAAGTATATGATGGATAACAACTATCAATATACTTTGGCCCTATTTGATTGGTGCCAAGCCGAAGAAGTACAGTTTTTATATGCATCCAGCGCGGCAACTTATGGCAATGGTGACAATGGCTTTATTGAAAGCCCAGATTGCGAAGCGCCGTTAAATGTATATGGCTATTCCAAGCTTTTATTCGATCAAGTGCTGCGCCAGCGTATGAATGAGATTACTGCGCAAGTTGTGGGCTTTCGCTACTTCAATGTCTATGGCCCACGCGAGCAGCATAAAGGCCGTATGGCTTCGGTGGCTTTCCATCATTTCAATCAATATCGTGAACATGGCAAAGTAAAATTATTTGGCGAATATGGTGGCTACGGCAATGGCGGCCATACCCGTGATTTTATTTCGGTAGAAGACGTCGTTAAAGCCAATCTATGGTTCTTAGATAATCCCGATGTATGCGGGATTTATAATCTGGGCACAGGAAAATCACAGCCATTTAATGATGTGGCACTGGCGGTGGTCAATACCTGCCGTGAGCATGAAGGCAAGTTGGCGCTGACTCTGGAAGAAATGATTGCACAAGGCGTGCTGGAATATATTGATTTTCCAGATTCACTTAAAGGCAAGTACCAAAGCTTTACCGAGGCCGATACCACCTTGCTACGGGAGTCTGGTTACGACGAAGACTTCTTAACGGTAGAAGAAGGCGTGCGCCGTTATGTTGAAGTATTGCTAAGCAAGTAG